The sequence TCAAACGCTCCTCTAAAGCTTTCCACCAAAAAATGTGGTCACAGGTCTGTTAGAATAGAGGTAACTTCAGTATGCTGGTGGTAGCAGAAGCATGACCCATAGGGCCAGAATAAAGTGGTCAATAATGGTGAAAGTGTGGGTGTATTTACgcagatatatgtatatatattgttttatgCTTGGAAGGTAAATACTTCAGGAATAGCACTATATGTGTATTTTATCACATCTTCAAGGGCTTTTTGAGAACAGGAGTATTTGTGTAATAATTGTATGGGTGGTGTATGTTTAAATTTTTCGTTTAAAAAAGCTTTACATAAAATGGGCAATTCTGTTTTATCAGTGGACTGTTTAATTATTTGGACTTGCAAACTTTGAGAGTGGTGATAGTGTAGAGAGCTGATAATCTGGTAAATCATATTTCCAGACAGATGATTTGGGAGATAATGGGTAGATGAACTGTTCATGTAAACCTTCTTTTGAAAACTGTGCGTTGTAACTAGTAGGATGTCTTTGCTATGCAGCTGTCATTGCATGGAAGAAATATGGCATGTTAGGATGAGGTATTTTCAGTGCTCATGCTGAAACTTGCACAACAGAAGAGCAGATAGAAAGGCTTGCATTGACTCTTAACACCTACCGGTTCatttagagaaagaaagatgataCTCAATGGGTTATTAGTCTGCTTGGGAAATCAAGAAATTGTgtacagaataattttattccTCATTTTGGACATAAGCAATTCTGTAATAGCTCCATGCTTAACAGCAACTTGTTTCTGTAATTGTCTGTAGCCGTTTATTTCATGTCTTGTGATGCTAATTGTCTGTCTTCATATTCTGTCACTTTAGGAAGAGATACAAAAGAAGCGTACCCGCCGTGCTGTTAAGTTTCAGAGGGCTATTACCGGTGCATCTTTAGCTGAGATTATGGctaaaagaaatcagaagcCTGAAGTACGAAAGGCACAGAGGGAACAAGCTATTAGGTGAGAAAGCAGGGATGACTGGAGCTATCCCAGGCATTTTGAAGATTATTGATGCAACTACAAGAGGCCTACAAGATCTTGAACTCCAGCTGAGCTCTGTGTATTGTAAGCATTAGGAGGGTGAGGGGGATCAGTACATTTGGAGGTAATACTGTGTAATCTCAGCAAAAATTCGTATCGGCAGAGAGGGGTCTCTTCTTACCCTCTCCCTCTGTGAAGATACTGCTTTTGTCACACACAGTTCTGTTGTCTACGTGGTAGTCTTCCGAGAGGTACTGAATATAGAGGATAAACCTGAAATAATGCTTTCCTTTCTTGATCTTGGGGAGCTCTTAGCGTGGTTGAAACAAGGAAGCAGGGAATGGCAGGCATGACTAACCGTCACTCTTTTTCTGTGAATTAACAGGGCTGCAAAAGAAGCCAAGAAGGCTAAGCAGGCCACCAAGAAAACAGCTGTTTCTGCTGCAAAGGTAAGATGCAGTAGGTGGACAGAAGTTATGAAGTATTTATTTGGAATATACTATGTTGTAACGCAGCACTCTTCCTGCACTTCACTGAAAATTCTCATTTGTGTTTGGAAGAAGCATTTGCCCACCGATTTGGATCTGGAAGCACACGGATCAAACTTCTGTACAAGAGTTACAGCTGTGTGAACAGCGGAATagaacaaaatgctttttacaGAAAGAGTAAATGTTACAGTAAAACCACTTTCTGATTAGATGTCAGAGATGCCCAATAGCTTAAAAACTTGCCTAGATGTGACACTAGAAGCTTGGCAGCAAGATATTGATGAGTGCTACCATATGCTTCATTACTACTTTTGTTGTAATACCAGATGTTGGCATCATACATACTGTAGGCTTACAGTGTTTGGTAAGAATCTGTTAACTCTAAATCTAACCTGATAGTTAAATTGCCTAATTTCTGTAAAGAATCTTAAGTGTAACACAGGGAGCCTTTCAAGAATGCAGATAAACTGCATCTCACTCATGTTGTACTGTTTCTCTACAGGCTCCAACAAAGGCAGCGCCTAAGCAGAAGATCGTGAAGCCAGTCAAAGTTTCTGCTCCCCGTGTTGGTGGAAAGCGTTAACTTGCCAAACTGTTAGCTGCGCTGAATAAAACACCTGACCAACTTTTATCACTTGTGCCATGTTCTCTTCAACTGT comes from Anser cygnoides isolate HZ-2024a breed goose chromosome 1, Taihu_goose_T2T_genome, whole genome shotgun sequence and encodes:
- the RPL24 gene encoding large ribosomal subunit protein eL24; the protein is MKVELCSFSGYKIYPGHGRRYARTDGKVFQFLNAKCESAFLSKRNPRQINWTVLYRRKHKKGQSEEIQKKRTRRAVKFQRAITGASLAEIMAKRNQKPEVRKAQREQAIRAAKEAKKAKQATKKTAVSAAKAPTKAAPKQKIVKPVKVSAPRVGGKR